From one Lotus japonicus ecotype B-129 chromosome 3, LjGifu_v1.2 genomic stretch:
- the LOC130748285 gene encoding pentatricopeptide repeat-containing protein CRR2, chloroplastic-like — MPISSIILEQIFEKFNASPTFPSGMAKHQELVPFYATLLEACSYSKNLKNLKQIHAHTIRLGISRNDFIKTKLVSCYASCAQLHQANILFSFTNRQPTFLFNSLIRANASLNLFSHSLSLFRHMLRSWKPFDRQTLPVVLKSCAGLTALRLGQQVHGAVLVNGYGLDLANSNALIDMYGKCGVLYCARRVFDGMPQRNEITWSTMMKGYGTHGEFGEVFELFDGMVEGGVRPDGVTFTAVLTACSHGGFVEKGREYFEMMEARFGVKPGLRHYTCMVDMLGRVGLLEEAEKLVWGMDVEPDEALWGALLGACRTHGNVELAERVADRVYGSRIMSCTPFSFTHTESHVRREERDMSDMISDAIENAKRDRKKRAEMR; from the coding sequence ATGCCTATATCTTCCATCATTCTTGAACAGATATTTGAAAAGTTCAATGCTTCTCCAACGTTTCCTTCTGGAATGGCCAAGCATCAGGAACTCGTGCCATTCTACGCCACTCTACTCGAAGCTTGTTCTTACTCGAAGAACTTGAAGAATCTGAAGCAAATCCACGCCCACACCATCAGACTAGGAATTTCACGCAATGACTTCATCAAAACCAAGCTCGTATCATGCTACGCTTCCTGTGCCCAATTGCACCAAGCCAACATTCTCTTCTCCTTCACCAATCGCCAACCCACTTTCCTCTTCAACTCCCTCATCAGAGCCAATGCCTCACTCAATCTCTTCTCCCATTCCCTCTCGCTCTTCCGCCATATGCTCCGTTCCTGGAAGCCCTTTGATCGGCAAACGCTACCTGTGGTGCTTAAATCCTGCGCTGGGTTAACGGCGTTGCGGCTTGGTCAGCAGGTACATGGAGCTGTTTTGGTTAATGGGTATGGCTTAGATTTGGCAAATTCGAATGCTTTGATTGATATGTATGGGAAGTGTGGTGTTTTGTATTGTGCGCGCAGGGTGTTTGATGGAATGCCGCAGAGGAATGAGATCACGTGGTCGACTATGATGAAGGGTTACGGAACGCATGGGGAGTTTGGAGAGGTGTTTGAGTTGTTTGATGGAATGGTGGAGGGAGGGGTGAGGCCTGATGGTGTGACTTTTACTGCTGTTTTGACTGCTTGTAGTCATGGGGGGTTTGTAGAGAAGGGGAGGGAGTATTTTGAGATGATGGAGGCGAGGTTTGGGGTGAAGCCTGGGCTGCGGCATTATACGTGCATGGTGGACATGTTGGGGAGGGTTGGGCTGTTGGAGGAAGCTGAGAAGTTAGTTTGGGGAATGGATGTTGAGCCTGATGAAGCTTTGTGGGGTGCCTTGTTGGGGGCATGTAGAACTCATGGGAATGTTGAGTTGGCTGAGAGAGTTGCGGACAGGGTTTATGGGAGCAGAATAATGTCTTGTACACCCTTCTCTTTCACTCACACCGAGAGTCATgtaagaagagaagagagagatatgagTGATATGATCAGTGATGCGATAGAAAATGcaaagagagatagaaaaaaaagagCGGAAATGAGgtga
- the LOC130748284 gene encoding pentatricopeptide repeat-containing protein At1g05750, chloroplastic: MILPACTATPIQHSQPPKPASPIPLPKQANPTFSPYNPNTNQSFSLRHNTKHTDPTVAWTSSIAHHCRSGQLVEAASTFVRMREAEVEPNNITLITLLSGCAHYPSPSSVSFGATVHAYARKLGLDMNDVKVGTALIDMYAKSGNVDSARLVFDQMGLRNLVSWNTMLDGYMRSGEIEDALQLFDEFPVRNAISWTALIGGFVKKDYHEQALECFREMQLSGVAPDYVTVIAIIAACANLGALGLGLWVHRLVMTQDSLKDNVRVSNSLIDMYARCGCIEIARQVFDGMRHRTMVSWNSIIVGFAANGLADEALSFFNSMQKEGFEPDGVSYTGALTACSHAGLIDEGLRIFNKMKRVRRIAPRIEHYGCLVDLYSRAGRLEEALDVIKNMPMKPNEVVLGSLLAACRTKGEIGLAEKVMKYLVELDPGGDSNYVLLSNIYAAVGKWDGANKVRRAMKDRGIRKKPGFSSIEIDSSIYKFVAGDKSHEENGSIYASLELLSFELQLCGYVPDFSDKETYEDD; the protein is encoded by the coding sequence ATGATTCTTCCTGCATGCACAGCAACACCAATACAGCATTCTCAGCCTCCAAAACCAGCTTCACCTATTCCACTTCCAAAACAAGCAAACCCCACTTTTTCTCCCTATAATCCCAACACAAACCAAAGCTTCTCCCTGAGACACAACACCAAACACACCGACCCCACCGTGGCATGGACCTCCTCCATAGCTCACCACTGCCGAAGTGGCCAACTGGTTGAAGCTGCTTCCACATTCGTGCGCATGAGGGAAGCTGAGGTTGAACCCAATAACATCACTCTCATCACGCTACTCTCTGGTTGCGCTCACTATCCTTCTCCCAGCAGCGTCTCCTTTGGAGCCACGGTGCACGCTTACGCTCGCAAACTGGGCTTGGACATGAACGATGTCAAGGTGGGTACGGCATTGATTGACATGTACGCCAAATCCGGTAATGTGGATTCAGCTAGATTGGTTTTCGATCAAATGGGTCTCAGAAATTTGGTGTCTTGGAACACGATGCTTGATGGGTACATGAGGAGTGGGGAAATTGAAGATGCACTCCAACTGTTTGATGAATTTCCTGTGAGGAATGCCATTTCTTGGACCGCACTCATTGGCGGGTTTGTGAAGAAAGATTATCACGAGCAAGCGCTGGAGTGCTTTCGAGAAATGCAGCTCTCTGGGGTGGCTCCTGATTATGTGACTGTTATTGCTATCATTGCGGCGTGCGCCAACTTGGGTGCGCTCGGTCTTGGGTTGTGGGTGCATCGACTTGTGATGACACAAGACTCTTTAAAGGACAATGTTAGAGTTTCCAACTCTTTGATAGACATGTATGCTCGATGTGGGTGTATAGAGATTGCTCGTCAGGTGTTCGACGGAATGCGTCACCGAACCATGGTATCATGGAACTCTATCATTGTGGGTTTTGCTGCTAATGGGCTTGCAGATGAGGCTCTGAGTTTCTTCAATTCAATGCAGAAGGAAGGGTTTGAGCCAGATGGAGTCAGCTACACAGGTGCTCTGACCGCGTGCAGTCATGCTGGACTAATTGATGAGGGGCTCAGAATCTTCAATAAGATGAAGAGAGTTCGTAGAATTGCACCTAGAATAGAGCATTATGGTTGCCTGGTTGATCTCTATAGTAGAGCTGGGAGGTtggaggaggctttggatgtAATTAAGAATATGCCAATGAAGCCAAACGAAGTGGTGTTGGGGTCATTGCTTGCTGCTTGTAGGACCAAAGGGGAGATTGGGTTGGCTGAAAAGGTGATGAAGTATCTTGTTGAATTGGACCCCGGAGGGGATTCCAATTATGTGCTTCTTTCTAACATATATGCAGCGGTTGGAAAGTGGGATGGTGCAAACAAGGTTAGGAGGGCAATGAAAGACCGCGGTATACGAAAGAAACCAGGCTTTAGTTCCATTGAGATTGACTCCAGCATTTACAAATTTGTGGCGGGTGACAAGTCTCACGAGGAGAATGGGTCTATTTACGCATCGTTGGAACTTCTTTCCTTTGAACTACAACTATGTGGCTATGTTCCTGATTTCTCTGATAAAGAAACTTATGAGGATGATTGA